The sequence TACGAGATGATCGGCCTGGGCCCGGCCCAGCCGGGCTTCGGCCTCGACCTCAAGGACATCGCTTCCTCCCAGGTGCTCGAGGGCGACACACCGATCCTCGTGGTCAAGGGCGTGATCATCAACCTAACCGAAGATGTCCAAATCATTCCCAAGCTGCGCGGTGCGCTCTTGGATGCCGGCCGCCGGGAAATCTTCACCTGGACCTTCAGCACCGAAAGCAACCAGCTCGAACCCGGTGCCGAGACCGACTTCAGCACCCGGGTGCCCAACCCGCCGGCCGAGGCGCGCGGACTATCGGTGACCTTCTCCGTGACGGAAGGCTGAGCCCTTGCTTGCAGCAGCGGGATGAACCCGTGGTGAAAACGAATGCCGGCATCAATGAGCTGTTCGGCGAAGCCGAGATCGCGGCGCGGGTGCAGGCCCTGGGCTCTGAGATCGCCGCCGACATCGGCCCCGACATACTGCTCGTCGCCGTGCTCAAGGGCAGCTTCGTCTTTACCGCCGACCTGATGCGGGCACTTTATCGTGCCCAGGTGCGGCCGCAGGTCGATTTCATGCAGCTCTCGAGCTATGGCAGCGCCAGCCAATCCAAGGGTCGGGTGGAAGTGGTGCGCGACGTCGGCGATACCATCGAAGGCCGCACCGTGCTGCTGGTCGACGATATCCTCGAATCGGGCCGCACCCTTGCCTTTGCCAAGCAGAACCTGATCGCGCGCGGGGCCAGCGAGGTCAGGCTCTGCGTGCTGCTCGACAAGCAGCACAAAAGGGTGGCCGGGATCGAGGCCGATTTCGTCGGCTTTGGCTGCCCCGACCGCTTCGTCGTCGGCTACGGCCTCGACTACGCCCACTATCATCGCGAGCTGCCCTTCATCGGCGTCATCGAGGGCGAGTAAGCCCCTTGGCGGCGAAGCTGGAAGAAGCGCTCGGCAACCACGTTCGGGTGCTCTGCCAGGAGATCGGCCCGCGCTCGGTGCTCGAAGGCGACGGCCTCGACCGGGCGCGGGACTATGTCGCGGCAAGCTTCACCGAGGCCGGCTTCGAGGTCGAGGAGCAGGCCTATGACTATCGCGGCCGTCGCGTCGCCAACCTGATCGCCCGGCCACCGGGACAGGGCGGGGGCGACACCGTCATCATCGGCGCCCACTACGACACCGTGCCCGCCAGCCCCGGCGCCGACGACAACGCCAGTGCCGTGGCTGTCTTGCTCGAGACGGCCCGGCGCCTGGTGCGGCCGCCCTGCCCCTTGACCTTCATCGCCTTCACCCTTGAGGAGCCGCCGGCCCATACCAGCCGCTGGCAGGGCAGCCGGGCCTATCTGCGCGCCATCGGACGCCAGGGACGGCGGGCTGTGAAAGCCGCCATCGTGCTGGAAATGGTGGGCTTCACGGCGCCCCGGCAGAACTATCCCTGGGCCGTGCGCTGGCTCGGCTATCCGGCCGAGGGCAATTTCATCGGCTTGATCGGCGACGGCCGCTCGCGGGCCCTGGTGCGCTCGGTCGAACAGGGCTTTCGCAAGAACCCCGGCCTACCGGTAGAGACGCTGTGCGTGCCGTTGCGCGGCTGGCTGCTGCCGGCCACCCGGCTCAGCGATCATGCCAGCTTCTGGGACCGCGGCATTCCGGCATTGATGGTCTGCGACACGGCCTTTTTCCGCAATCCCCACTACCATTTGCCCAGCGACCGGCCGGAAACCCTGGATTTCGAGTTTATGGCCGAACTGGTGCGTAGCCTGGAGCTGGCTGTGGCCGAGCTGGCTTGAACCGCCGGTATCAGAACCTTTTCAGCAGCCTGTCGATGTAGTCGCGCTCGAGCTGCGGGCGTTGGCGCTGGCCGGCCCGGCGGTGCAGCTCGTCGAGGATTTCGCGGGCGCGCTGCATGGCGGCTTTGTCGGGAATCTTGACGTAGTTGCCGATGTCGGTGCCGTCGCCGGGCAGTGGCCGACCCAAGGGATCGACGTTGCCCCGGCCCAGCCGTCTGGGCTGGCCGGGCCGGCCCGGGGTGCGGCCCATCTGGCCCATCATCTGGCGCATCAACGATCCGGCGCCCTGGCGCAACTGGTCCAGGGCCTCGCCCTGGGGGCCGACGGCGGCGCCCGGGTTGCCGCCTTCCAGGGCCTGGCGAGCCCCCTTCATCGAGCGCTCGGCCCGGCCCAGTGCTTCGGGGATACCACCTCTGCCTTCGCCCAGGCGGCGCATGATGTCGCCCAGCGCCCGGCGCAGCGCCTCCTGGGCGGCACTGCCCTGGCGGCCATCGGGCAGTCTGAGCTCACCCCGGCGGCCCTGCTGGTGGGCCCGGAAGGTCTGGTCGAGGAGTTTCTGCTGGCGCCGCATCAGATCGCCAAGGTCGCGCATCAGGCGTTGACCGCGACCGTTCCGTTGGGGCTGGCCGGTCATGACGCTGGAGCGCAGGTTTTGCAGCAGGTTCTTGAGCTGCGACAACAACTCGCGGGCGGCCTGGCGCGCCCCCATGCGGTTGAGATCGCGTATGCGCTCCATGATGCGGGACAGATCCTGGCGATCGATCATCATCATGTCGGGATCGAAGGGTTGCGGCCGGGCGCCCTCTTTGGCCTGGCGCCGCGCCATCTCGGTGAGCGCTTCGAGGTACTTGTCCAGCGCCGCCTGGAGCTCTTGCAAAAGGCGCTCGATCTCGGCCTCGTCGGCGTCGCGCGCGAGCGCTTCGGCCAAAGCCTCCTCGGCCTTCCTCAACTCACGCTCGGCCAGTGAAAATTCGCCGTCCTCGATGCGCAATGCCGTGTCCCAGAGAATGTCCTGGACCTCCCCGATGGCTTCGACGCTGGGGTCGTGCAAGAGCCGGCTGGCGGCGCTGCGCATGCCCAGGAAGGCCACCGCGTCGTCGTGATATTTCTCCGGGAAGGAGGCGATGGCGACCAGCGCCCGGGCGATCGTGCGGCGGGCTTCGGGTTCGCTGGTGAGACGCTTGCGCTCCTTGATCAGGGTCCGGGCCACGGGGTGGTTGAACTGCCTCTCCGGCAGCACCATGGTGATTTTCTTGCTCAAGCCGGTCTGGCCCAGGCTGTCCCGGGCAGCCAGCCGCAGCACCACTTCGAAGCCGGCCCAGGGGTGTGGCGTGAGGTCTTTCTGGCTGCTGCCTTTGGCCTGGCGTGGCCGCAGCGAGGGCAGCGCCAGCTCGATTTCTTCGGTCTGCTCGGTCTGCATGGTGGTTGTGGCATCACCGCCTTGGCGCCACATCTGCAGGCTCAGGCTCTCGATGCCGTAGTCGTCGCTGGCCTCGAAGGGCAGCTTAAGGGCAGCCCGTGGGCTGGCCGTGGGCTGGCCCCCAAAGGCGACGCTCGGCGGCCGGTCCGGCGTCACCGCGATAGGCCAACGGCCAAGCACGCGTTGCTCCTGGAGGACGGCGATTTCGCTGCCCGTCTCGATGCTCGTCTCGATCTGGTGGTTGTCCGCATCGATGCTCTCGAAGGGCATGCTGGCGGCGTCGAGGCGCAGTTCCGGCCGGCCTTTGCCGCTGACCCGGGCCAACAGCGTGCTGCCCCGGGGGATGGCCAGTACGGCCGGAATGTCTTGCGCCATGGTTTGACCGGCGCCGCTCAGCACCAGGGGGGCGACGCCAGTGTAGGCCGGCGGCGTGATCCAGGCTTCCAGCAGGCTGGGGCTGGCTCCAGCGAGGGCGAATTCGGGGCTGAGCGCGCGGGCCACACGGTTGCCCCAGTCGCCGCCCGCGCCAGCCAGGCCGATGAACAGGCCAAGCCCCAGCACGGCCCGCAATCCCCAGGGGTCGCGGCGCGCCAGGCCGGCCCGCGGCCAACCCACACGCAAACCCCGGATGGCGGCGATGGTGCGGCTCTGGTGCAGGCGCCAGAGCGATCGGGCACCAGCGTCGCCGGCGCCGCCGCCGATGTCGTCGCGCAATGTCGAGAGCGGCCGGTGAACGAAAGCGCTGGCCTTCTCCAACCGCCGTTCCGCCGCCGCCCGGTCGGGCAGCCGCAGCCCCCTCAAACCCAGCACCAAGGCCAGGACGAGGGCCATGCCAAAGAGGGCCAGCGCCACCACATGGGGCCAGCCCGGCAGCCAGCGCCAGAACTCCAGTAGCGCCAGCACCAGGAACAGCAGCACCACGGCCAAAGCCGGCCACAACGCCGGCCACAGGCTTTCCCAGAATAGCGCAGCCTTTGCCATTCCCTGGCGCCAGGCCAGGGCACGCAGGACGGAGCGGCGAAGCGCCGCCGGCTCTACCGTGCCGCCGTCGCCGCTCATCAGGAGCCCCCGCCAGGCTCGGTCTGCAGCCAGTCGGGCAGGCGGTCGGTGGCCAGCAGCTCGGCCAGCGTCTGGCGCGGCCGCACCACGGCGAACTGCTCGCCGTTGACCAGCACCTCGGCGACCTGGGGCCGTCCGTTGTATGTCGAGGCCATCACCGCACCATAGGCGCCGGCACTGCGGATGGCGAGGAGATCACCGGTGACCAGGGGCGGCAGCACGACGTCGCGGGCCAGGGTGTCGCTGGTCTCGCAGATCGGGCCGACGATGTCGACGGGCTGGCCGGCCGAGGCCTCCTGCGCCTGGCGCACCGGCACCACCTGGTGGCGGGCGTCATAAAGGCTGGGCCGCATGAAGTCGTTCATGGCGCTGTCGACGATGACGAAGCGCCGCCCGGCGTTTTCCTTGAGATAGATCACCCGGGTCACCAGCACGCCAGCGTTGCCCACGATGACCCGGCCCGGCTCCAGCACCAGGCGGCAGCGCGCGGGTGCCGTCAGGCGTTTGACCAGGGCGCCGTACTGGGCCGGCGAGGGCACTTCTTCCTGGCCGTAGGGGATGCCCAGGCCGCCGCCCAAGTCGAGCCGGCGGATGTCGTGGCCGTCGCTCTGCAACGCCTCGACGGCCATGACCAGGAAAGTGAAGGCTTTTTCGAAGGGCCCGAGCTCGGTGATCTGCGAGCCGATGTGCATGGCGGCACCGACCACTTCGAGGCCGGGCAACCCTGCTGCCCGGGCGTAGATCTCGCGGGCCTCGGGCCAGGCGATACCGAACTTGTTCTCGGCCTTGCCGGTGGTGATCTTGGCGTGGGTGGCGGCATCGACGTCAGGGTTGAGACGCAGCGCAATGCGAGCGCGCGAACCGGCCGCTGCGGCCAGCCCCGACAGCGTCTCGAGCTCGGCCGCCGATTCGACGTTGAACTGGCCGATACCTGCGTCCAAGGCCGCACTGAGCTCGCTGGGCCGCTTGCCGACGCCGGAAAAGACGATGCGCTCGGGCCTCACGCCGGCGGCCAGGGCCTGGCGCATCTCGCCCTCGGAGACCACGTCGGCACCGGCGCCGAGCCGGGCCAGGGTGCGGATCACGGCGAGGTTCGAGTTGGCCTTGACGGCATAGCAGAACTCGGCCTCGACATCGGCAAAGGCCCCGGCGAAGACCCGGTAGTGGTGCTCCAGCGTGGCCGTTGAATAGCAATAGAACGGCGTATCCACGGCCGCGGCAATGCGGCGCAGCGCCACCCCTTCGGCGCAGAGCTCGGAATCGTGATAGTCGAAGTGGTCCATGCTATTGCCGCTTCTTCTTCGCCTCCTCCTCGGCTTGCTCTCCCGGCGGCGCCTCCAACGGTCCCTTCTTGCCGCAGGCCGCCAGCGGGCCGGCCAGCGCCAGGGCCAGGGCCAGCAGCGCTAAACTTCCCGCCAGCCTCACGGTGCTTCCTCCGCCAGCTGCCGGCGCGCCGCCGCCACGGCCTGGCGCACCCGCTCAGGCGCCGTGCCGCCGGCACTCGAGCGCCCGGCCAGGGCACGGGCCGGATCGAGCACGGCGTAAACCTCGTTGCCGAGCGCCGGGGCCACGGCCCGCAGATCCTCGAGCGCCAACCGATCCAGAGTGACGCCCCGGTCCTCGGCCAGGCGAACGATCCGGCCGGTCACCTCGTGGGCCTCGCGAAAGGGCATGTCGGCGTTCTGCACCAGCCAGTCGGCGAGGTCGGTGGCGGTGCTGAAGCCGGCGCCCGCGGCCACCGCCATGGCGCCCTCGTTGAGCTTCATCCGGGCCACCATGCCGGTCATCGCCGCCAGGCCGAGCGCCACGCTGTCGGAGGCGTCGAAGACCGGCTCCTTGTCCTCCTGCAGATCCTTGGCGTAGCAGAGCGGCAACCCCTTGAGGGTGGCCAGCAGGCCGCTAAGCGCGCCGATCACCCGGCCCGCCTTGGCCCGCACCAATTCGGCGGCGTCGGGGTTCTTCTTCTGCGGCATGATGGAGGAGCCGGTCGAGAGCTCGTCGGGCAGCGCGACGAAGCCGAATTGGGGGCTGGCCCAGAGCACGATCTCCTCGCCCAGGCGAGAGAGGTGCACCGCCATCAGCGCCAGCGCCGCCAGGTATTCCAGGGCAAAGTCGCGGTCCGAAACGGCGTCCATGGAATTGGCCGCGGGCTTGGCGAAGCCGAGCTCGCGGGCTGTCATATCGCGGTCGATGGCGAACGAGGTGCCGGCCAGGGCAGCGGCGCCCAGCGGGCATTCGTTGAGCCGCCGGCGGCAGTCGGCCAGGCGTCCGCGGTCGCGCCCGAACATCTCGAAATAGGCCATCATATGGTGGCCGAAGGTTACCGGCTGGGCCGTCTGCAGGTGGGTAAACCCCGGCATGATAGTGTCGGCGTGTTCGTCGGCACGCTCCACCAGGGCGCCTTGCAGGCCATGGAGTGCCTGGTCCAGATCGTCGCAGGCCTGGCGCACCCAGAGCTTGAGGTCGGTAGCCACCTGATCGTTGCGCGAGCGCGCCGTATGCAGCCGCCCGGCCGCCGGACCGACGATTTCGAGCAACCGGGCCTCGATGTTGAGATGCACGTCCTCCAGCTGGCGCTTGAAATCGAAGCTGCCGGCGGCGATTTCCCCGGCCACCTGGTCGAGACCATCGAGGATGGCCCGGCCGTCGGCCTGGGAAACGATGCCCTGGGCCACCAGCATGCGGCAATGCGCTTTCGAGCCCTCGATGTCCTGGTCGGCCAGCCGTTGATCGAAATCGACCGAGGCGTTGATGGCCTCCATCACGGCCGCCGGCCCGGCCGCAAAGCGCCCGCCCCAGAGGGGGTTCGCTTGGCCTTGGGGGTTCTGCTGCTTCGACCGCTTGGGCATGACGTGACTCCACTGGCGCGATGCGCCGGATCGACTATGTTATTCGTAACGGCGAAAGCTTAACGAAGATCGGCCCTCGACCCATGGCTCTCAGGCACCCCTTCAACACTGCGACCTGGCTCCTGGCGATTGTGTTCGTCGTTGGCCTGGTGGCATTTGCCGCTGTTGTCCTTGTTGCCCCTGTGGCGTCAGCGTCCGAATCGGGCGCCCCGCCGTCCCCGGCGCGCGGCAAGATGCGGAACTTTACCCTTTTGCCCGAAGCCAAGCCAGTGCCGGAGATCGCCTTCATCGACACCATGGGCCAGCCCCATTCGCTGCGGGAATTCGAGGGCCGCGTGGTGTTGCTTAATTTCTGGGCCACCTGGTGCGCGCCGTGCCGGCGCGAGATGCCGGCGCTGGATCGCCTTCAGGCCAAGCTTGGAGGCGAGGATTTTTCTGTCCTGGCGCTGAGCCAGGATCGCAAGGGCCCGGCCGTGGTCAGCGCCTTCCTACAGGAGATCGGCGTCGGCAACCTGGCCGTCTACGTCGATCCCACCAGCCGTTCGGCCCGCGCCTTCGGCGCCTACGGCCTGCCGGCGACGGTGCTGCTGGATCGCCAGGGCCGGGCGCTGGGCCGCATGGTCGGCCCGGCGGAATGGGATTCAGACGATGCCATCGCGCTCTTCCGCCACTTCATCGGCGGCGGATCCTAAGAGATATTCCTCAGCGCGTCGGCGTCGGCACGTCGGTGGTGTAGTCGTAGAATCCGCGGCCTGATTTGCGCCCGACCCAGCCGGCTTCGACGTACTTCACGAGCAATGGGCAGGGCCGGTATTTGGTGTCGGCCAGGCCCTCGTAGAGCACCTGCATGATAGCCAGGCAGACGTCGAGGCCGATGAAGTCGGCGAGCTGCAAGGGCCCCATGGGGTGGTTGGCACCGAGCCGCATCGAGGTGTCGATGGCCTCGACCGAACCGACGCCTTCGTAAAGCGTGTAGATGGCCTCGTTGATCATGGGCAGCAGGATGCGGTTGACCATGAAGGCCGGGAAGTCCTCGGCGTTGGCCGGCGTCTTGCCCAGCTTGATGGCAACCTCGTGCACCACGCGGTAGGTGCTTTCGTCGGTGGTGATGCCGCGGATCAGCTCGACCAGCTTCATCATCGGCACCGGGTTCATGAAATGCATGCCGACGAACTGGCCGGGGCGGTCGGTGCCGGCGGCCAGGCGGGTTATCGATATCGACGAGGTGTTGGTGGCGATCAGGGCCTCGGGCTTGAGCACCGGACAGAGCTCATCGAGAATGCCGCGCTTGACCTTCTCGTCCTCGGCCGCCGATTCGATGATCAGGTCGGCATCGCCCATATCCTTCAACTCGGCCACCAGCGCGATGCGGCCCAGCGCGGAAGTGCGGTCGTCGTCGCTGATGACGTTGCGCCCGACCTGGCGGTCCATATTGCGCTCGATGATGGCCAGGCCCTTTTCGGCGGCCTCCATGGTGAGGTCGCTGAGCACCACGTCGTAGCCCGAGAGGGCGCAGACGTGGGCGATGCCGTTGCCCATCTGGCCGGCGCCGATGATGCCGATTTTGCGGATCTCGTTACTCATTTACTTATCTCGTTGTGTCGGCCCGGCCACCCGGGCGGTTTCCATCAAACACTAAAGCCCGGCCTTGGCCAGTTCCTCGTCGAGTTCCGGCAGGGCCTTGAAGAGGTCGGCCACCAGGCCGAAATCGGCGACCTGGAAGATCGGCGCCTCCTCGTCCTTGTTGATGGCGACGATGACCTTC is a genomic window of Alphaproteobacteria bacterium containing:
- a CDS encoding M28 family peptidase, translated to MAAKLEEALGNHVRVLCQEIGPRSVLEGDGLDRARDYVAASFTEAGFEVEEQAYDYRGRRVANLIARPPGQGGGDTVIIGAHYDTVPASPGADDNASAVAVLLETARRLVRPPCPLTFIAFTLEEPPAHTSRWQGSRAYLRAIGRQGRRAVKAAIVLEMVGFTAPRQNYPWAVRWLGYPAEGNFIGLIGDGRSRALVRSVEQGFRKNPGLPVETLCVPLRGWLLPATRLSDHASFWDRGIPALMVCDTAFFRNPHYHLPSDRPETLDFEFMAELVRSLELAVAELA
- the argH gene encoding argininosuccinate lyase — protein: MPKRSKQQNPQGQANPLWGGRFAAGPAAVMEAINASVDFDQRLADQDIEGSKAHCRMLVAQGIVSQADGRAILDGLDQVAGEIAAGSFDFKRQLEDVHLNIEARLLEIVGPAAGRLHTARSRNDQVATDLKLWVRQACDDLDQALHGLQGALVERADEHADTIMPGFTHLQTAQPVTFGHHMMAYFEMFGRDRGRLADCRRRLNECPLGAAALAGTSFAIDRDMTARELGFAKPAANSMDAVSDRDFALEYLAALALMAVHLSRLGEEIVLWASPQFGFVALPDELSTGSSIMPQKKNPDAAELVRAKAGRVIGALSGLLATLKGLPLCYAKDLQEDKEPVFDASDSVALGLAAMTGMVARMKLNEGAMAVAAGAGFSTATDLADWLVQNADMPFREAHEVTGRIVRLAEDRGVTLDRLALEDLRAVAPALGNEVYAVLDPARALAGRSSAGGTAPERVRQAVAAARRQLAEEAP
- a CDS encoding 3-hydroxybutyryl-CoA dehydrogenase, which gives rise to MSNEIRKIGIIGAGQMGNGIAHVCALSGYDVVLSDLTMEAAEKGLAIIERNMDRQVGRNVISDDDRTSALGRIALVAELKDMGDADLIIESAAEDEKVKRGILDELCPVLKPEALIATNTSSISITRLAAGTDRPGQFVGMHFMNPVPMMKLVELIRGITTDESTYRVVHEVAIKLGKTPANAEDFPAFMVNRILLPMINEAIYTLYEGVGSVEAIDTSMRLGANHPMGPLQLADFIGLDVCLAIMQVLYEGLADTKYRPCPLLVKYVEAGWVGRKSGRGFYDYTTDVPTPTR
- a CDS encoding lipopeptide, with product MRLAGSLALLALALALAGPLAACGKKGPLEAPPGEQAEEEAKKKRQ
- the lysA gene encoding diaminopimelate decarboxylase — encoded protein: MDHFDYHDSELCAEGVALRRIAAAVDTPFYCYSTATLEHHYRVFAGAFADVEAEFCYAVKANSNLAVIRTLARLGAGADVVSEGEMRQALAAGVRPERIVFSGVGKRPSELSAALDAGIGQFNVESAAELETLSGLAAAAGSRARIALRLNPDVDAATHAKITTGKAENKFGIAWPEAREIYARAAGLPGLEVVGAAMHIGSQITELGPFEKAFTFLVMAVEALQSDGHDIRRLDLGGGLGIPYGQEEVPSPAQYGALVKRLTAPARCRLVLEPGRVIVGNAGVLVTRVIYLKENAGRRFVIVDSAMNDFMRPSLYDARHQVVPVRQAQEASAGQPVDIVGPICETSDTLARDVVLPPLVTGDLLAIRSAGAYGAVMASTYNGRPQVAEVLVNGEQFAVVRPRQTLAELLATDRLPDWLQTEPGGGS
- the hpt gene encoding hypoxanthine phosphoribosyltransferase, coding for MVKTNAGINELFGEAEIAARVQALGSEIAADIGPDILLVAVLKGSFVFTADLMRALYRAQVRPQVDFMQLSSYGSASQSKGRVEVVRDVGDTIEGRTVLLVDDILESGRTLAFAKQNLIARGASEVRLCVLLDKQHKRVAGIEADFVGFGCPDRFVVGYGLDYAHYHRELPFIGVIEGE
- a CDS encoding TIGR02302 family protein gives rise to the protein MSGDGGTVEPAALRRSVLRALAWRQGMAKAALFWESLWPALWPALAVVLLFLVLALLEFWRWLPGWPHVVALALFGMALVLALVLGLRGLRLPDRAAAERRLEKASAFVHRPLSTLRDDIGGGAGDAGARSLWRLHQSRTIAAIRGLRVGWPRAGLARRDPWGLRAVLGLGLFIGLAGAGGDWGNRVARALSPEFALAGASPSLLEAWITPPAYTGVAPLVLSGAGQTMAQDIPAVLAIPRGSTLLARVSGKGRPELRLDAASMPFESIDADNHQIETSIETGSEIAVLQEQRVLGRWPIAVTPDRPPSVAFGGQPTASPRAALKLPFEASDDYGIESLSLQMWRQGGDATTTMQTEQTEEIELALPSLRPRQAKGSSQKDLTPHPWAGFEVVLRLAARDSLGQTGLSKKITMVLPERQFNHPVARTLIKERKRLTSEPEARRTIARALVAIASFPEKYHDDAVAFLGMRSAASRLLHDPSVEAIGEVQDILWDTALRIEDGEFSLAERELRKAEEALAEALARDADEAEIERLLQELQAALDKYLEALTEMARRQAKEGARPQPFDPDMMMIDRQDLSRIMERIRDLNRMGARQAARELLSQLKNLLQNLRSSVMTGQPQRNGRGQRLMRDLGDLMRRQQKLLDQTFRAHQQGRRGELRLPDGRQGSAAQEALRRALGDIMRRLGEGRGGIPEALGRAERSMKGARQALEGGNPGAAVGPQGEALDQLRQGAGSLMRQMMGQMGRTPGRPGQPRRLGRGNVDPLGRPLPGDGTDIGNYVKIPDKAAMQRAREILDELHRRAGQRQRPQLERDYIDRLLKRF
- a CDS encoding TlpA disulfide reductase family protein, which codes for MRNFTLLPEAKPVPEIAFIDTMGQPHSLREFEGRVVLLNFWATWCAPCRREMPALDRLQAKLGGEDFSVLALSQDRKGPAVVSAFLQEIGVGNLAVYVDPTSRSARAFGAYGLPATVLLDRQGRALGRMVGPAEWDSDDAIALFRHFIGGGS